The following proteins come from a genomic window of Dreissena polymorpha isolate Duluth1 chromosome 1, UMN_Dpol_1.0, whole genome shotgun sequence:
- the LOC127880074 gene encoding B-cell receptor-associated protein 31-like — protein sequence MTLQWTFIAYFLYSEIALIVVLLLPFISPARWQTVFRSNLVAKVAKFSNIYFNVFILLLLVLFGDAIREERKYSEPTSVVDLKHNPDTENLAHMKMFRAQRNLYISGFALFLWFVIRRLVTLISTQAQLQAQAEASTKQAKGASDQAKKLMDEIENLKNMAKLEDTDLDAVKREKDLAHDLDDAQQELKKLKKELQSKELDFNTLKKQSEGTNKEYDRLLNELAATQAKLEASAGGDKKSN from the exons ATGACATTACAGTGGACATTCATAGCCTATTTCCTCTACTCAGAGATTGCATTAATAGTTGTTCTCCTGCTGCCATTCATCTCTCCAGCAAG ATGGCAGACAGTATTTCGATCTAATCTTGTAGCCAAAGTAGCGAAGTTTTCCAACATATACTTCAATGTGTTCATCTTACTTCTCCTAGTCTTGTTTGGGG ATGCCATCAGAGAAGAGAGGAAGTACTCTGAGCCAACATCTGTGGTGGACCTGAAACATAATCCAGACACAGAAAACCTGGCCCATATGAAGATGTTCAGAGCTCAAAGGAATCTTTACATTTCAGGCTTTGCACTCTTTCTGTGGTT TGTGATCCGCCGCCTTGTGACGCTGATATCCACACAGGCTCAACTCCAGGCCCAGGCTGAAGCCAGCACTAAGCAGGCAAAGGGTGCATCAGACCAAGCTAAGAAACTGATGGACGAAattgaaaacctgaaaaatatg GCCAAGCTTGAGGACACTGACCTGGATGCTGTGAAAAGAGAAAAGGACCTTGCACATGACTTGGATGATGCACAACAAGAACTCAAGAAGCTTAAGAAAG AGCTTCAATCAAAGGAACTTGATTTCAACACATTGAAGAAGCAGTCAGAGGGTACCAACAAGGAGTATGACAGACTCCTGAATGAGCTAGCAGCTACACAG GCAAAGCTGGAGGCATCGGCAGGAGGGGACAAGAAATCTAACTGA